Proteins encoded by one window of uncultured Draconibacterium sp.:
- a CDS encoding DEAD/DEAH box helicase: MSGKKKNQKNILSKLNIEKLNPMQQEAKLAIHKADNTILLSPTGTGKTLAFMLPIVAELDPDCEFVQVLILVPSRELAIQIEQVTRDMGTGYKCNAFYGGRNFSKDRIDLNRPPAILIGTPGRIADHMRRETFYTHKIKTLVLDEFDKSLEVGFEKDMQDIVSFLPEVEKKILTSATHRVRIPEFLNFKNPLSVNYLKDEIPELEIKTIVSPEKDKLETLVKALCHLGNQPGIIFCNFKESIDRVSTYLTEKGITHGTFYGGMEQTDRERVLIKFRNGTHRLIVATDLAARGLDIPELKFILHYHLPLRFQEFTHRNGRTARMHSEGTAYILKWEGEDYPEFIQPTKIEELTEAPAPATSGWETLFVSGGRKDKISKGDIAGLFFKQGKLSKDELGVIELKHDCAFVAVQSDKVERVIQAVSNTKLKNKKVRVSLI, from the coding sequence ATGTCAGGAAAAAAGAAGAACCAGAAAAATATTCTCAGCAAACTAAATATTGAGAAGCTGAATCCCATGCAGCAAGAAGCAAAACTTGCCATTCATAAAGCCGATAACACCATATTACTTTCGCCAACCGGAACAGGAAAAACCCTGGCTTTTATGTTGCCCATTGTGGCCGAACTCGATCCGGATTGCGAATTTGTGCAGGTGCTTATTTTGGTTCCTTCGCGCGAACTGGCCATACAAATTGAGCAGGTTACCCGCGACATGGGGACCGGTTACAAATGCAATGCTTTTTACGGCGGACGAAATTTTAGTAAAGACAGGATTGATTTAAACCGGCCACCGGCTATTTTAATTGGAACGCCGGGTAGAATTGCCGACCACATGCGCCGTGAAACGTTTTATACGCACAAAATAAAAACCCTGGTTCTTGATGAATTTGACAAATCGCTGGAAGTTGGTTTTGAAAAAGACATGCAAGACATCGTTTCTTTTCTTCCCGAAGTAGAGAAAAAGATTCTTACCTCGGCGACTCATCGTGTTCGCATACCGGAGTTCCTGAATTTTAAAAATCCGCTTAGTGTTAATTACCTGAAAGATGAGATTCCGGAACTGGAAATAAAAACAATTGTTTCGCCCGAAAAAGATAAACTGGAAACATTGGTAAAAGCATTGTGCCATTTGGGAAACCAACCCGGCATTATCTTTTGCAATTTTAAAGAATCGATTGATCGGGTTAGCACTTATCTTACTGAAAAAGGAATTACACACGGTACTTTTTATGGCGGAATGGAACAGACCGACCGCGAGCGGGTACTCATTAAATTCCGTAACGGAACGCACCGCTTAATTGTAGCAACCGACCTGGCTGCGCGGGGATTAGATATTCCGGAGTTAAAATTTATTCTGCACTACCATCTTCCATTACGGTTTCAGGAATTTACCCACCGCAACGGGCGAACAGCTCGAATGCACAGCGAAGGAACCGCCTATATTTTAAAATGGGAAGGCGAAGATTACCCTGAATTTATTCAACCAACCAAAATTGAGGAACTGACAGAAGCACCCGCCCCCGCCACATCCGGCTGGGAAACACTTTTTGTTTCGGGCGGACGAAAAGATAAAATTTCGAAAGGCGACATTGCCGGATTATTTTTTAAACAAGGTAAACTCAGCAAAGATGAATTGGGCGTGATAGAATTAAAACACGACTGCGCTTTTGTAGCCGTTCAATCGGATAAAGTTGAGCGGGTTATTCAGGCAGTCAGCAACACGAAACTGAAGAACAAAAAAGTGCGCGTTTCGCTTATTTAA
- a CDS encoding PLP-dependent aminotransferase family protein — protein sequence MEKPSFEKKLSENYRNIPPSFVRSILNVAENNQFISFAGGLPNPDLFPANEIRKSANAVLQESAGNILQYAGSMGYYPLRQWIAKRYADKYDMKISPEQIIITNGSQQAIDILARLFINQGDGVVIEKPSYLGAIQALSAYRPQFCEVDLEEDGANLSQVEDWFWKEDVKLMYAVPNAQNPSGISYSDAKRKHLAELLKCYDKFLIEDDPYNEIYFENNFPAPVKKYANNNVAWTGSFSKMIAPGLRNGWVILPDELVPHFDKAKQSTDLNPNNLTQFVIHHYLTNNDLEKHLQSVRKKYHEQYKAMQDAINHFFPDDVYSTTPSGGMFIWLTLPAGVSSVDLVQETMKRGVVFVPGNSFYTEGSGQEHIRLNFSNAQLPAIEKGIKIIASELEKMMVSIC from the coding sequence ATGGAAAAACCATCATTTGAAAAAAAGTTATCGGAGAATTACCGCAACATTCCCCCATCGTTTGTTCGAAGTATTTTGAATGTTGCTGAAAACAACCAGTTTATTTCATTTGCCGGCGGACTGCCAAATCCCGATTTATTCCCGGCTAATGAAATTCGTAAATCGGCCAATGCAGTATTGCAAGAATCTGCAGGAAACATTCTACAGTATGCAGGTTCGATGGGCTATTACCCGCTTCGCCAATGGATTGCCAAACGATATGCCGACAAGTACGACATGAAAATCTCACCTGAACAGATAATTATCACAAATGGATCGCAACAAGCCATTGACATTTTGGCCCGTCTGTTTATAAACCAGGGCGATGGAGTGGTAATAGAAAAACCCAGCTATTTGGGAGCCATCCAGGCGTTATCGGCATATCGCCCGCAATTTTGCGAGGTGGATTTGGAAGAAGACGGTGCTAATCTTTCGCAAGTGGAAGATTGGTTCTGGAAAGAAGATGTGAAATTAATGTATGCCGTACCCAACGCTCAAAATCCTTCCGGCATTAGTTACTCTGATGCAAAACGCAAACATTTGGCCGAACTTTTAAAATGTTACGACAAATTTCTGATTGAAGATGATCCGTACAATGAAATTTATTTCGAGAATAATTTTCCTGCTCCGGTAAAAAAATATGCCAACAATAATGTAGCATGGACCGGATCGTTTTCGAAAATGATTGCACCGGGTTTGCGCAATGGCTGGGTAATTTTACCCGACGAGCTTGTTCCCCATTTCGACAAGGCCAAACAGTCGACCGATTTAAACCCGAACAATTTAACTCAATTTGTCATTCACCATTACCTGACGAATAATGATTTGGAAAAACATTTGCAGTCCGTACGAAAAAAGTATCATGAACAATACAAAGCCATGCAGGATGCGATCAATCACTTTTTCCCTGATGATGTTTATTCCACAACTCCATCGGGAGGCATGTTTATTTGGCTAACCTTACCTGCCGGAGTTTCGTCGGTCGACCTTGTTCAGGAGACCATGAAAAGAGGAGTGGTATTTGTTCCCGGCAACTCGTTTTATACTGAAGGAAGCGGACAGGAACACATCCGTTTGAATTTTTCGAATGCCCAGTTACCTGCTATTGAAAAAGGCATAAAGATTATTGCTTCCGAACTGGAGAAAATGATGGTTAGTATTTGCTAA
- a CDS encoding aminoacyl-histidine dipeptidase, producing the protein MNEAIKNLEPQNVWKIFSEMTQIPRPSNHEERIQDWAVSFGEKLGLETIKDEAGNVIIKKPATPGMENRKTVVLQGHLDMVPQKNSDKVHDFQNDPIEAFVDGDWVTANGTTLGADNGIGSSSAMAVLASKTLKHGPIEVLLTATEETGMDGANGLKAGMLDADILINTDSEDEGELYVGCAGGEDVNISFNYTEEEVPVGFVALQLSVTGMKGGHSGMDIILGRGNSIKTFFRILNAAEELGARLASIDGGSLRNAIPREAFGVVVVEEAKVADFIALVDEVADEVKAELAATEPDIDIAVEQTDLPGALIDADTQKNVTKAIVACPNGVIRMSDTMKGLVETSTNLAILKSDAASKTIKGGCLMRSSVDSAKNELGTRLKAVFELAGGKVTLSGAYPGWKPNMESPILKTMQNVYNDKWGKVPKIMAIHAGLECGILAQNYPHWDMISFGPTIRFPHSPDEKVNIETVKKFWEFLVATLEAIPEK; encoded by the coding sequence ATGAATGAAGCAATAAAAAATCTCGAGCCACAAAACGTTTGGAAGATATTTTCTGAGATGACACAAATTCCTCGTCCATCAAACCATGAAGAAAGAATACAGGACTGGGCGGTTAGTTTTGGCGAAAAACTGGGCTTGGAAACCATTAAAGATGAAGCCGGAAATGTGATCATTAAAAAGCCGGCAACTCCGGGTATGGAAAACCGCAAAACAGTTGTTCTGCAAGGGCACCTCGATATGGTTCCTCAAAAGAACAGCGATAAAGTTCATGATTTTCAGAACGACCCGATTGAGGCTTTTGTTGATGGTGACTGGGTAACGGCCAATGGAACAACGCTGGGTGCTGATAATGGAATTGGCTCATCGTCGGCAATGGCGGTTTTGGCATCAAAAACGTTAAAACACGGACCAATTGAAGTGTTGCTTACTGCTACCGAAGAAACCGGTATGGACGGTGCAAATGGCTTAAAAGCCGGAATGCTTGATGCCGATATTTTGATCAACACCGACTCGGAAGACGAGGGAGAACTATATGTTGGTTGCGCTGGTGGCGAAGATGTAAATATTTCATTCAATTACACCGAAGAAGAAGTTCCTGTTGGTTTTGTTGCCTTGCAATTGAGTGTTACCGGAATGAAAGGCGGCCACTCGGGCATGGATATTATTTTGGGCCGTGGAAATTCGATTAAAACCTTTTTCCGTATTCTAAATGCAGCTGAAGAACTGGGTGCTCGCCTGGCAAGTATTGATGGTGGAAGTTTACGAAATGCCATCCCGCGCGAAGCTTTTGGCGTTGTTGTGGTTGAAGAGGCGAAAGTAGCTGACTTTATAGCTTTGGTTGATGAAGTTGCTGATGAAGTAAAAGCAGAACTTGCAGCAACCGAACCCGATATTGATATTGCCGTTGAGCAGACTGATTTACCAGGTGCTTTAATTGATGCTGATACGCAGAAAAATGTGACAAAGGCTATTGTAGCCTGCCCGAACGGAGTTATCCGCATGAGTGATACCATGAAAGGTTTGGTTGAAACGTCAACCAACCTGGCAATCCTGAAATCGGATGCTGCAAGCAAAACCATAAAGGGTGGTTGTTTAATGCGCAGTTCGGTTGATTCGGCAAAAAATGAATTGGGAACGCGCCTTAAAGCTGTGTTTGAACTGGCTGGTGGCAAGGTAACTTTGTCGGGTGCTTACCCGGGATGGAAGCCAAATATGGAATCGCCGATTTTGAAAACCATGCAAAACGTGTATAACGACAAATGGGGGAAAGTGCCAAAAATTATGGCCATTCATGCCGGTTTAGAATGTGGTATTTTAGCGCAAAACTATCCACATTGGGATATGATTTCGTTTGGGCCAACCATTCGTTTTCCACACTCGCCGGATGAAAAAGTAAATATTGAAACGGTTAAAAAATTCTGGGAATTTCTGGTGGCAACACTTGAAGCTATTCCTGAAAAATAG
- the aat gene encoding leucyl/phenylalanyl-tRNA--protein transferase, with the protein MIQFPDPNQADDDGLLAQGGELNPEFLLSAYCQGIFPWFCEGEPILWWSPNPRMVLLPEDFKLKKSLRQVINKGIFELRVDTAFREVITHCSKVKRSREDETWITDDIIDGYIQLHKLGYAHSFETYFEGELVGGLYGISLGNCFFGESMFFTKTDASKFAFYHLVQFALKNNFAFIDAQQPTDHLASLGAKPIPRKEFLKMLEKALQGDTLQGKWTT; encoded by the coding sequence ATGATACAATTTCCCGATCCGAACCAGGCAGACGATGATGGATTACTGGCGCAAGGAGGAGAACTCAATCCCGAGTTTTTGCTATCGGCTTATTGCCAGGGAATTTTTCCTTGGTTTTGCGAGGGCGAACCCATTTTATGGTGGTCGCCCAACCCGCGGATGGTGCTATTGCCGGAAGATTTTAAACTAAAGAAAAGTCTGCGGCAGGTCATCAACAAAGGGATTTTTGAACTGCGCGTTGACACTGCTTTCCGGGAAGTGATCACGCATTGCAGCAAAGTAAAACGGAGCCGCGAAGATGAAACCTGGATTACCGACGACATTATCGACGGTTATATTCAATTGCATAAGCTGGGTTACGCACATTCCTTCGAAACGTATTTTGAAGGCGAACTGGTCGGCGGACTATACGGCATTTCGCTGGGAAATTGTTTTTTTGGCGAGTCGATGTTTTTTACCAAAACTGATGCCAGCAAATTTGCTTTTTACCACCTCGTGCAGTTTGCCCTGAAAAACAATTTTGCCTTTATCGATGCACAGCAGCCTACCGACCACCTGGCCAGTTTAGGAGCCAAACCTATTCCTCGAAAAGAATTTTTGAAGATGCTGGAAAAAGCGTTGCAGGGCGACACTTTACAGGGGAAATGGACTACATGA
- a CDS encoding alanine racemase, translated as MTEITRPTLIIDKEVCLQNIERMVKKAEKYKLRLRPHFKTHQAAKVGEWFKRFGINQITVSSVLMAEYFASNGWNDITLAFPLNILEISRINRLADSVKLNVLVENKEAAEVLANSVINKIGVYLKIDTGYNRTGIPAGRTGRIDSILDILRKNSKLSFKGFLTHTGHTYTALSTNEIFSSHFDALLKLKKLKNRYHKDYPGMELSMGDTPSASICGNFDGIDEIRPGNFVFYDLMQYNLGVCEISDIAVRMVCPVVSKHVSRNEIVIYGGAVHFSKDNLQNTDGKELYGRVIIKQGDEKVLLDTKNYLTRLSQEHGVIKVTPTNFKLINIGDLVEIIPVHSCLTANIMGHMITPHGELIEMMPKY; from the coding sequence ATGACAGAAATTACACGACCGACACTTATTATTGACAAAGAAGTTTGCCTGCAAAACATTGAACGGATGGTGAAAAAAGCCGAGAAGTATAAACTTCGCTTGAGGCCACATTTCAAAACCCACCAGGCAGCTAAAGTTGGTGAGTGGTTTAAACGTTTTGGGATCAACCAAATTACCGTTTCCTCGGTTTTGATGGCGGAATATTTTGCATCGAACGGCTGGAATGACATAACGCTTGCCTTCCCGCTGAATATTCTGGAAATTAGCCGCATCAACCGTCTGGCAGATTCAGTAAAACTTAATGTACTGGTTGAAAATAAAGAAGCAGCAGAAGTTTTGGCCAACTCGGTAATTAATAAAATTGGCGTTTATCTGAAAATTGACACCGGTTATAACCGAACCGGAATACCGGCCGGAAGAACAGGGCGCATTGATTCAATTCTCGATATATTGCGTAAAAACAGCAAACTTAGTTTTAAAGGTTTTTTGACCCACACTGGTCATACCTACACTGCATTGTCGACCAACGAAATATTCAGCAGCCATTTTGATGCTTTGTTAAAACTGAAAAAGTTAAAAAACAGGTATCATAAAGATTATCCGGGAATGGAGTTGAGCATGGGCGACACTCCGTCGGCGAGCATTTGCGGTAATTTTGACGGGATAGATGAAATTCGCCCCGGCAACTTTGTTTTTTACGACCTGATGCAATACAACCTGGGCGTTTGTGAAATTAGCGATATTGCTGTAAGGATGGTGTGTCCGGTGGTATCAAAACATGTTTCGAGAAACGAAATTGTGATTTACGGAGGTGCGGTTCATTTCTCAAAAGACAATTTGCAAAACACCGACGGGAAAGAGCTATACGGACGTGTTATTATTAAACAAGGTGATGAAAAAGTTTTGCTCGACACAAAAAATTACCTGACACGACTTTCGCAGGAGCATGGCGTTATAAAAGTTACACCAACCAATTTCAAGCTTATAAACATTGGCGACCTGGTAGAAATTATTCCCGTACATTCATGTCTTACAGCAAATATTATGGGACACATGATAACACCCCATGGCGAATTAATTGAAATGATGCCTAAATACTAA
- a CDS encoding oligopeptide:H+ symporter: MSKNADKAFFGHPIGLSTLFASEMWERFSYYGMRALLVLFLTSTFASGGFEMAELDAFTIYGIFTGLVYVTPILGGMLADKVLGQRKSIYIGGLTMAIGQFLLAGSAWLYGSDASVEFRQTIFYSGLGILILGNGFFKPNISTMVGELYDNNDPRKDGGFTIFYMGINLGAFFSPLVAGKLGEQVAWQYGFLAAGVGMVLGTLWFFVRSHTLGHVGMPPKVKTERVRLILKDWLSILLYTIGIIALIFAVILLWKVIPAIVGTIIIYVIAVGGVIVLATTIFKGTSGKTEWSRVGVILVLAVFNILFWSGFEQAGTTFNIFARDNTQRMIGNWEIPASWFQSINAFWIVACAPLFSVLWIKLDKYKLNPNTPMKFAWGLILLSFGFVIMAFAFTRSTSGDAIRLVSPLWLIVVYLFHTFGELCLSPIGLSMVTKLSPPKLVSTMMGIWFGSTAAGNFVASQMKAISIQLEKVLGTEIQVFWLIAIQSAVIALVAIALSPVLKKMMHGIK; encoded by the coding sequence ATGAGTAAAAATGCAGATAAAGCCTTCTTTGGTCACCCAATTGGGCTTTCGACACTGTTTGCCAGTGAAATGTGGGAACGCTTTAGTTACTATGGAATGCGGGCCTTGTTGGTTCTTTTCCTTACGTCAACTTTTGCTTCCGGCGGATTTGAAATGGCAGAACTTGATGCCTTTACTATTTACGGTATTTTCACCGGGCTGGTGTATGTAACCCCAATTCTTGGCGGGATGCTGGCCGACAAAGTGCTGGGTCAGCGAAAATCGATTTACATTGGAGGTTTAACCATGGCAATTGGTCAGTTCCTGTTGGCCGGAAGTGCGTGGTTATACGGATCTGATGCCAGTGTCGAATTTAGGCAAACCATTTTTTACTCCGGATTAGGAATATTAATACTGGGTAACGGTTTCTTTAAACCCAATATTTCTACCATGGTGGGTGAGTTGTACGACAATAACGACCCACGCAAAGATGGTGGTTTTACAATTTTCTACATGGGTATTAACCTCGGAGCTTTCTTCTCTCCATTGGTGGCCGGGAAACTGGGTGAGCAAGTGGCATGGCAATATGGATTCCTGGCAGCCGGGGTTGGAATGGTGCTAGGTACCTTATGGTTCTTTGTTCGCAGCCATACTCTCGGACATGTTGGAATGCCTCCGAAAGTAAAAACGGAGCGGGTACGCTTAATTTTAAAAGACTGGTTAAGCATATTGCTTTATACAATCGGCATTATTGCACTTATTTTTGCTGTAATTCTTCTTTGGAAAGTTATTCCTGCAATAGTTGGAACAATAATAATTTACGTAATTGCTGTTGGTGGAGTAATCGTTCTTGCCACAACAATTTTTAAAGGTACCAGTGGAAAAACCGAATGGTCGCGTGTTGGTGTTATTCTTGTTTTGGCTGTTTTCAACATTTTATTCTGGAGTGGTTTTGAGCAGGCCGGAACAACCTTTAACATTTTTGCCCGAGATAATACACAGCGAATGATCGGTAACTGGGAAATTCCAGCTTCATGGTTCCAAAGTATTAACGCATTCTGGATTGTAGCCTGTGCACCGTTGTTTAGTGTGTTATGGATAAAACTCGATAAATACAAATTGAACCCGAATACGCCAATGAAATTTGCCTGGGGTTTGATTTTACTTTCATTTGGTTTTGTAATTATGGCGTTTGCCTTCACCAGATCGACCAGTGGCGATGCCATTCGTTTGGTTAGCCCGTTATGGCTGATCGTAGTTTACCTGTTCCATACATTTGGTGAACTTTGTTTGTCGCCAATCGGATTGTCGATGGTTACCAAATTATCGCCGCCAAAACTGGTTTCAACGATGATGGGAATTTGGTTTGGCTCAACTGCAGCCGGTAACTTTGTTGCCTCGCAAATGAAAGCCATATCAATACAATTGGAAAAAGTGCTTGGCACTGAAATTCAGGTTTTCTGGCTGATTGCTATTCAGTCGGCAGTTATTGCCCTTGTTGCAATTGCTCTTTCTCCGGTACTGAAAAAGATGATGCACGGAATAAAATAA
- a CDS encoding nicotinate phosphoribosyltransferase: MGSIFKETLGLYTDLYELTMAQGYFFCHKKDQQTSFDYYFRTNPYKGGFTVFAGLQDFIDALQEFTYSKSDLEFLKANGFKDAFLDYLRDFKFSGDIYSVKEGEIVFPNEPLLSVQGNIIECQLVESILLNILNFESLIATKAFRIKHISGQKLFADFGLRRAQDFGAIHASRAACIGGASSTSNTLAGKIYDIPVSGTMAHSWVQSFDSELEAFRAFAETNPDNTILLVDTYDTLKSGVPNAIRVGHEMAAKGQKLKAIRLDSGDLAYLSKKARKLLDDAGLNEVQILASNQLNEYVIKTLLLDQNAMIDGFGIGTEMITGKSDAALDGVYKLTEIDGEPKMKFSENIEKITLPGKKQLVRYFDEEGKFYRDGIFLQDENPKEIDTIYHRIYPEKNTEVSKFKFELIREKVVEQGNVLLQHKSPVEIHKYLINRAALLPDEHKRFISPHLYKVGISNKLMATRNALTQKLRTLH; the protein is encoded by the coding sequence ATGGGATCAATATTTAAAGAAACACTAGGACTATATACCGATTTGTATGAGTTAACTATGGCTCAGGGTTATTTCTTTTGCCATAAAAAAGACCAGCAAACTTCCTTCGACTACTATTTCAGAACCAATCCTTACAAAGGTGGTTTTACCGTTTTTGCGGGCTTGCAGGATTTTATTGACGCCCTGCAGGAGTTCACGTATTCCAAATCGGACCTGGAATTTCTTAAAGCCAATGGTTTTAAAGATGCGTTTTTGGATTATCTGCGCGATTTCAAATTCTCGGGAGATATCTACAGTGTAAAAGAAGGTGAGATCGTTTTCCCGAACGAGCCACTCCTCTCGGTGCAAGGCAATATTATTGAATGCCAGTTGGTAGAAAGTATTCTGCTGAATATTTTGAATTTTGAATCGCTAATTGCCACAAAGGCATTCCGCATCAAACATATTTCGGGACAAAAGTTATTTGCCGATTTTGGCCTGCGCCGTGCCCAGGATTTTGGCGCCATTCATGCCAGCCGGGCAGCTTGTATCGGAGGGGCTTCATCAACATCGAACACGCTGGCCGGAAAAATATATGACATCCCTGTTAGTGGAACAATGGCACACAGCTGGGTGCAAAGTTTCGACTCGGAGCTGGAAGCTTTCAGAGCTTTTGCTGAAACCAATCCCGACAATACCATTTTACTTGTCGACACTTACGACACGCTAAAATCGGGTGTACCAAACGCCATCAGAGTTGGTCATGAGATGGCAGCAAAAGGGCAAAAACTAAAAGCCATTCGTTTGGATAGCGGCGACCTGGCTTACCTAAGTAAAAAAGCCCGAAAATTACTGGATGACGCCGGATTGAATGAAGTTCAGATTCTGGCATCGAATCAGCTGAACGAATATGTGATAAAAACGCTGCTGCTTGACCAGAATGCAATGATCGACGGTTTTGGAATCGGCACGGAAATGATTACCGGGAAAAGCGATGCTGCCCTGGATGGTGTTTACAAACTCACCGAGATTGACGGAGAACCAAAAATGAAATTCTCGGAAAATATTGAGAAAATTACTTTGCCCGGGAAAAAGCAATTGGTTCGCTATTTTGATGAAGAAGGGAAGTTTTACCGCGACGGAATCTTTCTTCAGGATGAAAATCCCAAAGAAATTGACACCATATATCACCGTATTTATCCCGAAAAAAATACCGAAGTCTCGAAATTTAAATTCGAACTTATTCGCGAAAAAGTAGTTGAACAGGGAAACGTTCTGCTTCAACACAAAAGTCCGGTAGAAATACATAAATACCTTATAAACCGCGCTGCTTTATTGCCCGACGAACATAAACGTTTTATCAGTCCACACTTGTATAAAGTTGGCATTTCAAACAAATTAATGGCCACCCGCAATGCTCTAACTCAAAAGTTAAGAACGTTACATTAA
- a CDS encoding VOC family protein, translating to MKPRLNIITLGVKDLSVSRSFYQNALGWMPTKDSDDKITFYNHEGIILGLYPINKLAEDAELQPERSGFSGVTLAINLDTKEGVNELFNSVIANGGRSLVQPRETFWGGYDAYFADPDGHAWEIAWAPFWKFDDQGSLIME from the coding sequence ATGAAACCACGCTTAAACATTATAACGCTCGGAGTAAAAGACCTCAGTGTTTCCAGATCTTTTTATCAAAATGCACTTGGCTGGATGCCTACAAAAGACAGCGATGATAAAATAACATTCTACAATCACGAAGGAATTATTCTTGGTCTCTACCCCATCAACAAGCTGGCTGAAGACGCCGAACTGCAACCTGAACGAAGTGGTTTTTCGGGTGTAACCTTAGCCATTAATCTCGACACAAAAGAAGGTGTTAATGAGCTATTCAATTCAGTAATTGCAAATGGTGGTCGTTCACTTGTTCAGCCGCGCGAAACTTTCTGGGGTGGTTACGATGCTTACTTTGCTGATCCCGACGGGCACGCCTGGGAAATAGCCTGGGCACCTTTTTGGAAGTTTGATGATCAGGGAAGTTTGATTATGGAATAA
- a CDS encoding DUF4831 family protein — MRYLIVIIAVLLVIPTFGQRKKKDDEVGVVPTYVEGIPYTLPRTGIKIHVKAVCEKFVPGPYAAYAEQLLGIKNAKTRATSNWTITDVEMGTFAEPDPEQVHKAWGEVAALLNLTPNGCLAGINAGSMTLPAYAQVASNSGLQKPDFDDGFSFDYLTDRPSYYPGDSTNNFRPTKVSMEQKAAEAAQRILDCRMNQYDMAALMMDGEHPDGKAYEVSMKELKEIEKDYIQLFVGRTTYKKQNYSVDYVPGSTVKSGQVVFRVSDDKGIVPATDLSGKPVMMEFERVEELNQKLSAQTSSENPDAGASGIYFRLPGVATVRLIYEMNELASARLSIAQFGVVAPFPEDFLGGDYAVELHPETGAIKSVQLK; from the coding sequence ATGAGATATCTTATAGTGATTATTGCTGTACTACTGGTAATTCCAACATTTGGACAGCGCAAAAAGAAAGATGATGAAGTTGGTGTTGTTCCAACGTATGTAGAGGGTATTCCGTATACTTTGCCTCGTACCGGAATTAAGATTCACGTAAAAGCAGTTTGCGAAAAATTTGTACCGGGGCCATATGCAGCTTATGCCGAGCAACTATTGGGTATAAAAAATGCAAAAACACGTGCTACCAGCAATTGGACAATTACTGATGTGGAAATGGGAACTTTTGCAGAACCCGATCCAGAACAGGTACATAAAGCCTGGGGTGAAGTTGCAGCTTTGTTAAACCTTACACCAAACGGATGTTTGGCGGGTATAAATGCCGGGAGTATGACATTGCCTGCGTATGCACAAGTTGCTTCGAACAGCGGTTTGCAAAAACCTGATTTCGATGATGGTTTTTCGTTCGACTATTTAACCGACAGGCCAAGCTATTATCCGGGCGACTCGACAAATAATTTCAGACCAACAAAAGTGAGTATGGAGCAAAAAGCTGCTGAGGCTGCTCAACGTATTCTCGATTGCCGCATGAACCAGTACGACATGGCTGCACTGATGATGGATGGGGAACATCCTGACGGCAAGGCTTATGAAGTAAGTATGAAAGAGCTGAAAGAGATTGAAAAAGATTATATCCAGCTTTTTGTTGGTCGAACCACCTACAAAAAGCAAAATTACAGTGTTGATTATGTTCCCGGATCGACTGTAAAAAGCGGACAGGTTGTTTTTCGCGTTTCCGACGACAAAGGAATTGTTCCGGCAACCGATCTTTCGGGCAAACCGGTAATGATGGAGTTTGAGCGTGTGGAAGAATTGAATCAGAAACTGTCAGCACAGACTTCATCAGAAAATCCTGATGCAGGTGCTTCCGGTATTTATTTTCGTTTGCCGGGTGTGGCTACCGTTCGTTTAATTTACGAAATGAATGAGCTGGCATCAGCACGTTTAAGTATTGCCCAGTTTGGTGTTGTTGCACCTTTCCCTGAAGACTTTTTAGGTGGTGATTATGCTGTTGAATTGCATCCTGAAACAGGGGCGATAAAATCTGTACAATTAAAATAA